The following are encoded together in the Bradyrhizobium algeriense genome:
- a CDS encoding glycerophosphodiester phosphodiesterase family protein, translating into MRAPDWLTARPVAHRGLHDIARGIVENMPAAAQAAVDGKFAIECDIQLSSDGEAMVHHDNALGRLTEGSGALLGKTAAELKAVAFKNTPERMMTLGDLCALVAGRVPLVIEVKSHFDGDRRLVKRMAEVLASYDGPAVGMSFDPDQVVALRELIPGRARGIVAEREYTAEEWPEASAEQRHGMTHLRHAFRSRPHFVAYWVDELPATAPWVARNIFGLPLLAWTVRTPEQRARAARHADQMIFEGFLPGT; encoded by the coding sequence GTGCGTGCCCCGGACTGGCTGACGGCACGGCCGGTCGCCCATCGCGGCCTGCATGATATTGCGCGCGGCATCGTCGAGAACATGCCGGCGGCGGCGCAGGCCGCCGTCGATGGCAAGTTCGCCATCGAATGCGACATCCAGCTTTCGTCTGACGGTGAGGCGATGGTGCATCATGACAACGCGCTCGGCCGCCTCACCGAGGGTTCCGGCGCGCTGCTCGGCAAGACCGCGGCCGAGCTGAAGGCGGTTGCGTTCAAGAATACGCCGGAGCGGATGATGACGCTCGGCGATCTCTGCGCGCTCGTCGCCGGCCGCGTGCCGCTGGTGATCGAGGTCAAGAGCCATTTCGATGGCGACCGCCGGCTGGTGAAACGGATGGCGGAGGTGCTCGCCTCGTATGACGGCCCTGCCGTCGGCATGTCCTTTGATCCGGACCAGGTGGTGGCGCTGCGCGAACTGATCCCCGGCCGCGCGCGCGGCATCGTGGCCGAGCGCGAATATACCGCCGAGGAATGGCCGGAAGCGTCAGCCGAACAGCGCCACGGTATGACGCATCTGCGCCACGCCTTCCGGAGCCGGCCGCATTTCGTCGCCTATTGGGTGGATGAACTGCCCGCAACCGCCCCCTGGGTCGCCCGCAACATTTTTGGGCTGCCGCTGCTTGCCTGGACCGTGCGCACGCCCGAGCAACGCGCTCGCGCCGCGCGCCACGCCGACCAGATGATCTTCGAGGGGTTCCTGCCGGGAACCTGA
- a CDS encoding RidA family protein yields MAGTVEQKLAAQGIVLNEPRTPMANYVGFVRTGNLLFVSGQVCANAEGKLIAKGKLGAGVTIEQGYAAAQGCGVNLLAQVKAALGDLDKVVRVVRLGGFINSAPDFLDGPKVLNGTSDLMVTAFGDKGRHARTTVGVASLPSDAAVEVDAIFEVS; encoded by the coding sequence ATGGCGGGTACGGTCGAACAGAAGCTGGCGGCGCAAGGCATCGTGCTGAACGAGCCGCGCACGCCCATGGCGAACTATGTCGGCTTCGTGCGTACCGGCAATTTGCTGTTCGTTTCCGGTCAGGTCTGCGCCAATGCGGAAGGCAAGCTGATCGCCAAGGGCAAATTGGGCGCCGGCGTCACCATCGAACAGGGCTACGCCGCGGCACAGGGCTGCGGCGTCAACCTGCTGGCCCAGGTCAAGGCAGCGCTGGGCGATCTCGACAAGGTGGTCCGTGTGGTCAGGCTCGGCGGTTTCATCAATTCCGCGCCTGACTTCCTCGACGGACCCAAGGTGCTCAACGGCACCTCCGACCTGATGGTCACGGCTTTCGGCGACAAGGGCCGGCACGCCCGCACTACCGTCGGCGTAGCCTCGCTGCCCTCGGATGCCGCCGTCGAGGTCGACGCCATCTTCGAGGTTTCCTGA
- a CDS encoding cell envelope integrity EipB family protein, whose product MASSFPIPVRALAFSAAATLISGFASGPALAGASGPFLAHQALYELKLVKSRGTNAISGARGRILYNFSGSACEGYTSEFRQVSELDSGEGKLTLSDLRSHSWEDAGGKSYRFKIDTRMNDADSAPIDGVAERVGDRITVKLKQPVAKTFELDGKVVFPTEQIQHIIAAAREGKSVLELMVYDGSDNGEKVYNTLSVIGQPIPGTRSIASPDPSTANDQMKTLTRWPVTVSYYDRDAKTKEGEQTPVYAMSFELFENGVSRALVLDYNDFVIAGAMGRFDVRDSKPCK is encoded by the coding sequence ATGGCTAGCTCGTTCCCGATTCCGGTCCGTGCTTTGGCGTTCTCGGCTGCCGCGACCCTGATATCCGGCTTCGCAAGCGGACCGGCGCTGGCCGGCGCCAGCGGGCCGTTTCTCGCCCATCAGGCGCTGTATGAATTGAAGCTGGTCAAGTCGCGCGGGACCAACGCGATATCGGGTGCGCGCGGGCGCATTCTCTACAATTTTTCGGGCAGCGCCTGCGAGGGCTACACGTCCGAATTTCGCCAGGTGTCGGAACTCGACAGCGGCGAGGGCAAGCTGACGCTGAGCGATCTGCGCTCGCATTCCTGGGAAGATGCTGGTGGCAAGAGCTACCGCTTCAAGATCGATACGCGGATGAACGATGCCGATTCCGCTCCGATCGACGGTGTGGCTGAACGGGTCGGCGACCGGATCACGGTGAAGCTGAAACAGCCGGTTGCGAAGACGTTCGAACTCGACGGCAAGGTCGTGTTCCCGACCGAGCAGATCCAGCACATCATCGCCGCCGCGCGCGAGGGCAAATCGGTGCTGGAACTGATGGTCTATGATGGCTCCGACAATGGCGAGAAGGTCTACAACACGCTGTCGGTGATCGGGCAGCCGATTCCGGGCACCCGCAGCATCGCATCGCCCGATCCCTCGACCGCCAACGACCAGATGAAGACGCTGACCCGTTGGCCCGTGACCGTCAGCTATTACGATCGCGACGCCAAGACCAAGGAAGGCGAGCAGACGCCGGTTTACGCGATGTCGTTCGAGCTGTTCGAGAACGGCGTCTCCCGCGCGCTGGTGCTCGACTACAACGATTTCGTGATCGCGGGCGCGATGGGCCGGTTCGACGTCAGGGACTCCAAGCCGTGCAAGTGA
- the pdhA gene encoding pyruvate dehydrogenase (acetyl-transferring) E1 component subunit alpha produces MADGGLPVIARFEVRHRNYLAPDGSINRPLPAFASDASLLASLYRAMVLLRNFDRKAVALQRTGRLGTYAVSLGQEAVSVGIASAMREEDVLLPSYRDNGALIWRGVKLEEILLFWGGDERGNHFSGPVQDFPFCVPVGSQAPHAAGVAYAFKLRKQPRVAVCMFGDGATSKGDVYEAMNFAGVHKLPVVFVATNNQWAISVPLRLQTASETLAQKAIAAGFIGEQVDGSDVVAVRAAAEDAIAAARDGQGPRFIEALTYRLGDHTTSDDASRYRPEEEVQARWKEEPIARLRAFLARQKIWSKADEEQLAAECHERVEAAVERYLAAGPREAETMFDHLYADLPEVYVAQRRQLAGEGDG; encoded by the coding sequence ATGGCAGACGGTGGGCTCCCGGTGATCGCGCGCTTTGAGGTGCGCCACCGCAATTACCTCGCGCCAGACGGCTCGATAAACAGGCCGCTCCCCGCGTTCGCCTCCGATGCAAGCCTGCTCGCCTCGCTCTATCGGGCGATGGTGCTGCTGCGCAACTTTGACCGAAAGGCTGTTGCATTGCAGCGCACCGGCCGGCTGGGGACCTATGCCGTTTCGCTCGGCCAGGAGGCGGTGTCCGTCGGCATCGCCAGTGCGATGCGGGAGGAAGACGTCCTGCTGCCCTCCTATCGGGATAATGGCGCGCTGATCTGGCGTGGCGTCAAGCTGGAGGAAATTCTGCTGTTCTGGGGAGGGGACGAGCGGGGCAATCACTTCTCCGGGCCGGTCCAGGATTTCCCGTTCTGCGTACCCGTGGGATCGCAGGCGCCGCATGCCGCCGGCGTTGCCTATGCCTTCAAGCTGCGCAAGCAGCCGCGTGTCGCCGTATGCATGTTCGGCGACGGCGCCACGTCGAAGGGTGACGTCTACGAAGCGATGAATTTCGCCGGTGTACACAAGTTGCCGGTCGTGTTCGTTGCCACCAACAATCAATGGGCCATATCCGTGCCGTTGCGGCTGCAGACCGCCTCCGAAACCCTGGCGCAGAAGGCCATCGCCGCCGGTTTCATCGGCGAGCAGGTGGACGGCAGCGACGTCGTGGCTGTGCGTGCCGCGGCCGAAGACGCCATTGCCGCAGCCCGCGACGGCCAGGGGCCACGCTTCATCGAGGCGCTCACCTACCGGCTCGGCGATCACACCACCTCTGACGACGCATCACGCTATCGTCCGGAAGAAGAAGTCCAGGCTCGCTGGAAGGAAGAGCCGATTGCGCGTTTGAGAGCCTTTCTTGCCAGGCAGAAGATCTGGAGCAAAGCAGACGAGGAACAGCTCGCTGCGGAGTGCCATGAGCGCGTCGAGGCGGCGGTCGAGCGCTACTTGGCAGCCGGGCCGCGCGAGGCCGAAACCATGTTCGATCATCTCTATGCCGATCTGCCCGAGGTTTATGTCGCGCAGCGCCGCCAACTCGCGGGAGAGGGCGATGGCTGA
- a CDS encoding alpha-ketoacid dehydrogenase subunit beta — translation MAEVTLVEAVNLALVRAMEDDPDVVVLGEDVGINGGVFRATVGLQARFGPERVLDTPLAELLISGLCVGMAAQGLKPVGEIQFMGFLYPCIDQLVNHASRIRNRTQGRLTCPMVLRTPHGAGIRAPEHHSESTEAMLAHIPGLRVVIPSSPERAYGLLLAAIRDPDPVVFLEPTRIYRAAKGEVEDNGEALPLDVAFILREGRDITLISWGAMLKETMAAAEALAAEGIAAEVIDLATLKPYDEVTVLGSIAKTGRCVIVHEATRTGGFGAEIAALIAERGLTSLLAPVARVTGYDTVIPMARLEQKFMPSVGRIVAAARKACQFN, via the coding sequence ATGGCTGAGGTAACGCTGGTCGAAGCCGTCAATCTGGCGCTCGTCCGCGCGATGGAGGATGATCCCGATGTCGTCGTGCTTGGCGAAGATGTCGGCATCAATGGCGGCGTTTTCCGCGCGACCGTCGGGCTGCAAGCGCGTTTCGGTCCGGAGCGCGTCCTTGATACACCGCTTGCCGAACTCCTGATTAGCGGGCTCTGCGTCGGGATGGCGGCGCAGGGGCTGAAGCCCGTCGGCGAGATCCAGTTCATGGGATTTCTGTATCCCTGCATCGATCAACTGGTGAACCACGCCTCCCGAATCCGCAACCGCACCCAGGGACGGCTCACCTGTCCAATGGTTCTGCGCACGCCGCATGGCGCCGGCATTCGCGCACCCGAGCACCATTCCGAAAGCACCGAGGCGATGCTCGCCCACATCCCCGGCTTGCGCGTTGTCATCCCGTCGTCGCCGGAACGCGCCTACGGTTTGCTTCTCGCCGCGATCCGCGATCCCGATCCGGTGGTGTTTCTGGAGCCGACCCGCATCTACCGCGCGGCGAAAGGCGAGGTGGAAGACAACGGTGAGGCTTTGCCGCTGGATGTCGCGTTTATCCTGCGGGAAGGCCGCGACATCACCCTGATCAGCTGGGGCGCGATGCTGAAGGAAACCATGGCGGCCGCCGAGGCGCTGGCTGCCGAGGGCATCGCCGCCGAGGTCATCGATCTCGCCACGCTCAAACCCTACGATGAAGTCACGGTGCTCGGTTCGATCGCAAAAACCGGACGTTGCGTCATCGTGCACGAGGCGACACGGACTGGCGGATTCGGAGCCGAGATCGCCGCGCTGATCGCCGAGCGCGGCCTGACCTCTCTGCTCGCACCCGTGGCCCGCGTCACCGGCTACGATACGGTCATTCCGATGGCGCGTCTTGAGCAGAAGTTCATGCCGTCGGTTGGCCGTATCGTGGCGGCTGCTCGCAAAGCGTGCCAGTTCAATTGA
- a CDS encoding dihydrolipoamide acetyltransferase family protein — protein MRQFVLPDLGEGLEEAEIVNWHVNEGDHVVTDQPLVSVETDKAVVEVPSPSSGRILHLFGAKGDVVKVGVPLVEFAEGPEQDTGTIVGELGTSEPPPVAATLPGPAAGQKAQVFPAVRALARKLDVDLELVEATGPGGFITRADVERAAKTLSHTGPAEPLRGLRRAMAQRMTASHAEIVPASVTDDADIDDWRKGEDATIRLVRAIAAACKAEPALNAWYNAGAGERRLIGRVDLGIAVDTGGGLIVPVLRNVAERDASDLRAGLDRMRADALARSIPPGELRGATITLSNFGMIGGRFANLIVVPPQVAIIGAGRIAQRVVAHLGQPAVRRVLPLSLTFDHRVVTGGEAARFLVALKSDLEQVS, from the coding sequence ATGCGCCAGTTCGTATTGCCGGATCTGGGAGAGGGCCTCGAAGAGGCGGAGATCGTGAACTGGCACGTCAATGAAGGCGATCACGTCGTCACCGATCAGCCGCTGGTTTCCGTCGAGACTGACAAAGCCGTCGTCGAGGTGCCGTCACCGTCAAGCGGACGTATCCTGCACCTGTTTGGCGCCAAGGGAGATGTGGTGAAAGTAGGCGTACCGCTGGTCGAGTTTGCCGAAGGCCCCGAGCAAGACACCGGTACAATTGTCGGCGAACTCGGTACCAGCGAGCCGCCGCCGGTGGCAGCAACACTTCCCGGGCCCGCAGCCGGACAGAAAGCCCAGGTGTTTCCGGCGGTGCGCGCGCTCGCACGCAAGCTCGACGTCGATCTCGAGCTCGTCGAAGCTACGGGACCCGGCGGCTTCATCACGCGTGCGGATGTGGAACGAGCTGCCAAGACCTTGTCGCATACCGGACCCGCCGAGCCGCTGCGCGGTTTGCGGCGCGCGATGGCCCAACGCATGACGGCGTCTCATGCCGAGATCGTCCCCGCCAGCGTCACCGATGACGCCGATATCGACGACTGGCGAAAGGGCGAGGACGCGACCATCCGCCTGGTGCGCGCGATCGCTGCCGCCTGCAAGGCGGAGCCTGCACTCAATGCCTGGTACAATGCCGGCGCGGGAGAACGGCGTCTGATCGGACGCGTCGACCTCGGCATCGCCGTTGATACCGGGGGCGGCCTGATCGTTCCGGTCTTGCGCAATGTCGCAGAGCGGGACGCATCGGATTTGCGAGCCGGGCTCGATCGGATGCGGGCTGACGCGCTCGCGCGCTCGATACCTCCGGGCGAGCTGCGTGGCGCGACTATTACGCTGTCGAACTTCGGCATGATCGGAGGCCGGTTCGCCAACCTGATCGTCGTGCCGCCGCAAGTGGCGATCATAGGCGCCGGCCGGATTGCCCAAAGGGTGGTTGCACATTTGGGCCAGCCAGCCGTCAGGCGCGTGCTGCCGTTGTCGCTCACCTTCGACCATCGCGTCGTGACGGGCGGCGAAGCCGCGCGCTTCCTGGTAGCGCTCAAATCGGATCTTGAGCAGGTTTCGTAA
- a CDS encoding aldehyde dehydrogenase family protein encodes MKLLADVDSILQGVGVYRDRYRGGERLVRSPLTGETIAQVEDANPDSVTEAIGQSEKAFLAWRSLPAPRRGEFVRVLGEELRAAKTELGRLVTIETGKILSEGHGEVQEMIDICDFAVGLSRQLYGLTIASERPHHRMMEQWHPLGPVGIITAFNFPVAVWSWNAALALVCGDPVIWKPSEKTPLTALAVEALVRRAVERFGGAPAGLSTVLIGGREIGEMLVDDPRVPLVSATGSTAMGQIVGRRLARRFARAILELGGNNASIVCPSADLDLALRAIAFAAVGTAGQRCTSLRRLFVHRDTYDALVDRLKQVYATVQIGNPLTSSTVLVGPLIDGVAFHRMQEVLAEARKLGGQVVGGDRFETAPYPAAHYVRPALVEMPGQIGPVLQETFAPILYVMKYSDFDEALALHNAVRQGLSSSIFSTDVHEIEKFLSVAGSDCGIANVNIGPSGAEIGGAFGGEKETGGGREAGSDAWKAYMRRVTSTINFGKDLPLAQGVKFEVG; translated from the coding sequence ATGAAACTCTTGGCCGACGTTGATTCAATTCTCCAGGGCGTGGGCGTTTACCGCGACCGGTATCGGGGCGGTGAACGCCTGGTGCGATCGCCGTTGACCGGCGAGACCATTGCCCAGGTCGAGGACGCGAACCCGGATAGCGTCACCGAAGCAATCGGGCAGTCGGAAAAAGCGTTCCTCGCGTGGCGGTCGCTTCCGGCGCCCCGACGTGGCGAGTTCGTCCGGGTTCTCGGCGAGGAGTTGCGCGCGGCCAAGACCGAGCTCGGCCGCCTCGTCACCATCGAAACCGGGAAAATCCTGTCCGAGGGGCACGGCGAGGTCCAGGAGATGATCGACATCTGCGACTTTGCGGTCGGTCTCTCTCGTCAGCTCTATGGCCTCACCATCGCCAGCGAACGTCCTCACCATCGGATGATGGAGCAATGGCATCCGCTCGGACCGGTGGGAATCATCACCGCATTCAATTTTCCCGTTGCGGTTTGGTCGTGGAACGCCGCCCTTGCGCTGGTGTGTGGCGACCCGGTGATCTGGAAGCCGTCGGAGAAGACTCCGCTGACGGCACTCGCGGTGGAGGCGCTGGTCCGGCGTGCTGTGGAGAGGTTCGGCGGCGCACCGGCGGGCCTGTCGACGGTGCTGATCGGGGGACGGGAGATCGGAGAGATGCTGGTCGATGATCCGAGAGTGCCGCTGGTCTCGGCGACCGGCTCCACCGCCATGGGCCAGATCGTGGGTCGCCGGCTGGCGCGGCGCTTTGCGCGAGCCATCCTGGAGTTGGGCGGCAACAACGCTTCGATCGTGTGTCCGTCGGCTGATCTAGACCTTGCGCTTCGGGCGATTGCCTTCGCTGCGGTTGGCACGGCAGGCCAGCGCTGCACGTCGTTGCGCCGGCTGTTCGTGCATCGTGATACTTATGATGCGCTCGTCGACAGATTGAAACAGGTCTATGCCACGGTGCAGATCGGCAACCCGCTTACGAGTAGCACTGTTCTCGTTGGCCCGCTGATCGACGGAGTAGCCTTTCATCGAATGCAGGAAGTCCTGGCAGAGGCTCGAAAGCTTGGCGGACAGGTTGTTGGCGGCGACCGTTTCGAGACGGCGCCATATCCCGCCGCCCATTATGTCAGGCCCGCGCTGGTTGAGATGCCAGGACAGATCGGTCCGGTACTGCAGGAAACTTTCGCGCCGATCCTCTACGTCATGAAGTATTCCGACTTTGACGAAGCCCTGGCGCTGCATAATGCAGTGCGGCAAGGCCTTTCCTCGTCAATTTTTTCGACCGACGTGCATGAGATCGAGAAATTCCTCTCCGTGGCAGGTTCGGATTGCGGCATCGCAAACGTCAATATTGGACCGTCGGGCGCGGAGATAGGGGGCGCATTTGGCGGCGAGAAGGAAACCGGCGGCGGACGCGAAGCCGGCTCCGACGCGTGGAAGGCGTACATGCGCCGGGTCACCAGCACCATCAATTTCGGCAAAGATCTTCCGCTCGCCCAAGGCGTCAAGTTTGAAGTTGGCTGA
- a CDS encoding nodulation protein NfeD, with protein MQTVRATLVAAAAAAALVISPLAASAEENKSRLALTISVDGAIGPATARYVKEALTKAKERHAEVVVLRMNTPGGLATSMREIIADVLASRVPVVGYVAPSGAHAASAGTYILYATHIAAMAPGTNLGAATPVQIGGPLPGLPDATPDKSDKDKKNGSDQKPKTKDAMTAKATNDAVALIRSLAELRGRNADWGEKAVREAESLSANAALQAKVIDLVARDQAELLRQIDGRVVEVTGGETRHLATREAAHEAIDPGWISRFLAVITNPNVALILLLVGVYGLIFEFTSPGAVAPGVVGTICLLLGLYALNLLPINYAGLALMVLGIVLLTIEVFNPTVVVGLGGVIAFVLGAIMLFDVEAPGYRLSWPVVGITAAMFIGLVLVVLRSLQRAGKGPVPVGAQAMRGLSAQVIDWSENEGHVFAQGERWQARGAETFKPGEVVEVANIIDLTLVVRRRPALTGKEVRHDA; from the coding sequence GTGCAGACCGTACGGGCGACTCTTGTTGCGGCCGCTGCAGCGGCAGCTCTGGTTATTTCTCCTCTTGCCGCTTCAGCAGAGGAGAACAAGAGCAGGCTTGCGCTGACCATCTCGGTCGACGGAGCGATCGGGCCGGCAACGGCCCGTTACGTGAAGGAGGCCCTGACCAAGGCAAAAGAACGACACGCCGAGGTCGTCGTTCTGCGCATGAATACGCCGGGCGGTCTCGCAACCAGCATGCGCGAGATTATCGCAGACGTGCTGGCGTCGCGCGTTCCCGTCGTCGGTTACGTCGCGCCCTCCGGAGCCCATGCGGCCAGCGCCGGAACCTATATCCTCTACGCCACGCATATCGCGGCCATGGCGCCGGGCACCAATCTCGGAGCGGCGACGCCGGTGCAGATTGGCGGCCCGCTGCCGGGTCTGCCGGACGCTACCCCTGACAAGAGCGACAAGGACAAGAAGAACGGCAGCGACCAGAAGCCGAAGACGAAGGACGCCATGACGGCGAAGGCAACGAACGACGCCGTCGCCTTGATCCGCAGTCTTGCCGAACTGCGCGGCCGCAATGCCGATTGGGGTGAGAAGGCAGTGCGGGAGGCCGAAAGCCTTTCCGCCAACGCTGCCTTGCAGGCCAAAGTCATCGATCTCGTCGCACGCGACCAGGCCGAACTGCTCAGGCAAATCGATGGTCGCGTAGTCGAGGTTACGGGTGGCGAGACGCGGCATCTGGCAACCAGGGAGGCCGCGCATGAAGCAATCGATCCCGGGTGGATCTCACGATTCCTCGCGGTCATCACCAATCCTAACGTTGCGCTGATTTTGCTCCTGGTCGGCGTCTACGGTCTGATTTTCGAATTCACTTCACCCGGCGCAGTCGCCCCCGGGGTTGTAGGCACGATCTGCCTGCTGCTTGGCCTCTATGCCCTCAACCTGCTCCCGATCAACTACGCCGGCCTCGCCTTGATGGTGCTCGGGATCGTGCTTCTGACCATCGAAGTCTTCAACCCGACCGTGGTTGTCGGCCTCGGCGGCGTCATCGCCTTTGTGCTCGGGGCGATCATGCTCTTCGACGTCGAAGCGCCGGGCTACCGGCTATCATGGCCGGTTGTCGGCATCACGGCGGCAATGTTTATTGGTCTTGTTCTCGTCGTACTCAGATCGCTCCAGCGCGCCGGCAAGGGTCCGGTACCGGTCGGTGCACAAGCCATGCGTGGCCTATCTGCCCAGGTCATAGACTGGTCCGAGAACGAGGGCCACGTCTTCGCGCAAGGTGAACGCTGGCAAGCGCGCGGCGCTGAGACCTTCAAGCCGGGAGAGGTAGTCGAGGTGGCCAACATCATAGATTTGACGCTGGTGGTACGGCGCCGACCGGCGCTGACCGGCAAGGAGGTACGTCATGATGCTTGA
- a CDS encoding slipin family protein yields the protein MMLEYLTYASFAVIVILFLASAIRILREYERGVVFTLGRFTGVKGPGLIILIPVVQQMVKADLRVMVQVVPPQDVISRDNVSVKVNAVLYFRIIDPERAIIKVGDYMAATSQLAQTTLRSVLGKHELDEMLAERDRLNADVQEILDQQTDVWGIKVTTVEIKDIDLNETMVRAIAKQAEAERLRRAKVINAMGEQQAAEKLVEAGRTLAREPQAMQLRYFAALHDIAGERSSTVVFPLPMDLLGHLPGRRNEAT from the coding sequence ATGATGCTTGAATATCTGACCTATGCATCGTTTGCGGTGATCGTAATCCTATTTCTAGCCTCGGCCATTCGTATCCTGCGGGAATACGAGCGCGGCGTCGTGTTCACGCTCGGCCGCTTCACCGGCGTGAAGGGCCCGGGCCTCATCATCCTGATCCCGGTTGTGCAGCAGATGGTGAAGGCCGATCTCAGGGTGATGGTGCAGGTCGTGCCGCCGCAGGACGTGATTTCGCGCGACAACGTTTCGGTCAAGGTCAATGCCGTTCTCTACTTCCGCATCATCGATCCCGAGCGGGCGATCATCAAGGTCGGCGATTACATGGCCGCGACCAGCCAGCTGGCGCAGACCACGCTGCGTTCGGTGCTCGGCAAGCACGAGCTGGATGAGATGCTTGCCGAACGGGACCGGCTTAATGCCGATGTCCAGGAAATCCTCGATCAGCAGACCGACGTCTGGGGCATCAAGGTCACCACCGTCGAGATCAAGGATATCGATCTCAATGAAACCATGGTGCGCGCGATTGCCAAGCAGGCCGAGGCGGAGCGCTTGCGGCGCGCCAAAGTGATCAATGCGATGGGCGAGCAGCAAGCCGCCGAGAAGCTCGTCGAGGCCGGCCGAACGCTTGCGCGGGAGCCGCAGGCGATGCAGTTGCGCTACTTCGCGGCGCTGCACGACATTGCCGGCGAGCGATCATCGACCGTGGTCTTTCCGCTGCCGATGGATTTGCTCGGCCATCTGCCCGGGCGGCGGAACGAAGCAACGTGA
- a CDS encoding GYD domain-containing protein, translating to MATYVVLGNFTDQGIRAAKDSPKRAEAFKKMAETFGITVKELFWTQGRYDVVTVLEAPDEFSAMTLSLSLGALGNVRTESLRAFSAADMTKVVDKML from the coding sequence ATGGCAACTTACGTCGTGCTTGGCAACTTCACCGACCAGGGAATCCGCGCCGCCAAGGACTCGCCGAAGCGGGCAGAGGCTTTCAAAAAAATGGCCGAGACCTTCGGGATCACCGTAAAGGAGTTGTTCTGGACGCAGGGACGATATGATGTTGTGACAGTCCTCGAAGCGCCGGATGAATTTTCCGCCATGACGCTTAGCTTGAGTCTTGGCGCCCTGGGCAATGTTCGCACCGAGTCGTTGCGTGCCTTCTCGGCGGCGGACATGACCAAGGTTGTCGACAAGATGCTCTGA
- a CDS encoding RidA family protein: protein MSKLEHLRPSGLHHNPAYSHVVVASGARTIYIAGQVATDDEGRVVGEGDLAAQTTQVMHNIGLALKAAGAGYADIVKITTFVVGYKPELRPIIGKARSAFFEGMEPPASTLVGVTALAAPEWLIEIEAVAVVS from the coding sequence ATGAGCAAGCTCGAACATCTTCGGCCAAGCGGCCTTCACCACAATCCGGCTTACTCCCACGTCGTCGTGGCGTCAGGGGCGCGCACGATCTATATCGCGGGACAGGTGGCCACCGACGACGAGGGACGGGTCGTCGGCGAAGGTGATCTGGCCGCACAGACGACGCAAGTGATGCACAATATCGGTTTGGCGCTGAAAGCCGCCGGTGCGGGTTATGCCGATATCGTGAAGATCACTACTTTCGTCGTCGGTTACAAGCCGGAACTCCGTCCCATCATCGGCAAGGCGCGCTCAGCGTTCTTTGAAGGCATGGAGCCGCCGGCGAGCACGCTTGTCGGTGTAACGGCGCTTGCGGCCCCTGAATGGCTGATCGAGATTGAGGCCGTGGCCGTCGTCAGTTGA